From the genome of Solanum pennellii chromosome 6, SPENNV200:
tGGATACAAAAGAATTACTTGGTAAGAAAATAAACTTGATTGAGTAATTAGATAGGCAGCAAATGAAATTtagaacaagaaaaaagaaactaacAAGTAACATCAACTAATGATGTCAAATTTCAGGAACTCATATTTGCAGTAACTTGTATCTAATATGAGTTCTGAAATTTGACATCATTAGTTGATAGAAATATGAAAAGACGATAATCAACATGTTGAAAAATCATCCAAACTCCAATCACATTTTATTGGAACTTCTTGCCACGCTACAGACAAATCCCAGGTATCATAAATTGCACAACCTCTTTGCTAAAATCTATTTGAATGAAAAAGTTAGAGCTCAACTATTGACTCATGTACTTGAGAAAGGAACTGAACACTTTATGAGATACTTATCTTCTTAAATCTGTACACAAGAGACTCTATTGACTTTTGGATCCTGGAGTTTTCTGTTTGTTTCACTGCCAGGGAAGCTTGATGCAAACTTTGGATTCCACGACCCAAACTGGCGATTGAAGGAGCTGCTGGAAGAGATTCAGCAGCACATTCTATTCCATCTCCATACACAAGCAAGCTAGCACAAGTAACTACACTGCATCCAAAGGTAGCCCATGGCAGAAAGCCAACGGGTCGTACTCGGTGTTTCCTCATGATTTCGTAGAATGCCGTTCTCATGGCTGAGATGCTAGTTTTCTCTGCAGAGGCTATAACGCCATGCGCCACGGCACGGATTTTCTCAGCAGAAGCAGTTGCCTTAAGGACAGATGATTTGACACCAGAACTTGCCATTGCAGGGCCTGCTACGTTTGACTTTCCAAATGCAAGAGCAAGGGCCTTTTGGGTTTGAGTAATCATGATTTTTAGAGAAGCGGGGACTTTGAAGGTGACAACCTTCAATATTGTAGATGCAGGAACAACTTTAGAAAATGAAGAAGCTCCCAGAACTGCAGTTGCACCAGCCCCAACAGCTACCACTGGCTTAACAGCTAGTAACCCTTTTTTGTCACTTTGGCTTGAATTGTCCCCATCGTTTTCAGAGTCAGTGACCAGCTGATCAACAATTTCTTTAACTTCCTCAGGTACATTAACACTCCAGTGCTTCCTTATTCCAGCTAAGCCACTGGCATCTACTACTGCAACTATTGATTTGAACTTCTCGGTCTGGCTTCGGAGGGCCTGTGCAAGAAGGGCGTGGGACTTGTCCTCAATAGAAAGCTCAGAAAATTCAGTTGTATGACTCCCCATTTTGCTAAGTGGGAGCCGACCAGCATTGTTCAAAGCTATTCTTAACCCTTCAACTGCAATCTTGAAAACATAAACCTCAGAAAGAACATCTGTATTAACAGCATCTCCGTTACGAACATCATGAAACATCTTTTGAGCACAAGCTAGAGCTCTTCCTATAGAGggaatatcaacaaaaatattatgtagATCCAGAAGCAAAGGATAAACTGTCTGTGCAAACTGTGGTACTTGATAATTCAACTGTTGTTGAATATCCTCAGATCCAATCTTTTGTAAGGAACTTGAATTGACCAAATATGATGACAAAAGCCTCACCATCTGAGACTGAACATCATTTGTAATACGAAATCCTCTAGAATTTTCTGACACCATTAACCCCGTCCTTAGAGGAACCAAACTATTACTAGCCTCTAAGCCAAACACTCCAAACCTATTCTCATACCCCTCCTCCAAACCAAACACTCCAAACTTATTCTCGAACCCCTCATCCCCCACATCAGAAGGCTCACCAGACAAACTGCATTGAACAAACGGTGACTCAAGCAACAAGAAAGCCGAACCAACCTCTTCAGCTGCTTTCTTGGCAGCAGGGAAATGCCCATCAAACCCAACCCCAAATATCTCTCTCAAAACAACTCGCCCCGCCATATTCTCATACTTCTCCTTACTAGTTTTATGCACAAAACACCTCTTCAAAACCTCAATCGACGAAGTTGGTACCGACTCCTCCTCCTCTAAATCACCACCATCACTCAACCCAATTCCCTCATTTTCATGACCATCTCCAGAATTACCCACTTGGACAACTACAGCCTCAGGCTTAACTTCCCTAATCAAACACTCCGCATCTAGAGCAGATCGCTCAGATAAATTCTGCACACACAATACGTATATAACAGCCTTGGATTCAGGTTCTTGAATTGCATAAACGAACTGTTTGGTAGTTTCGGGTATTCCTAATCTCCTCACAAACCCATTTGAAATTCTCAAATCAGTGGGGTTTAATACAGAAAAAGGCCACAGATTTTGCAAATAGCTAAAACCCCACATCACCATTAATAGCTAATGCATCAAGAATCGATTAAACCCACAATTAACATCAAGAAAACTAAACTCTAATGGACTTAATACTGCTGATTATGGAAGAAAACAGAGAAATTGAACAAGGGTTACCTGATTGGCGTTGATGAACAAAGtggcatttttttttttttgtgtgtgtgttgaAAGtatctaattattattaaataaagaaataaaatcctggagaattttattttggtctattttattttttaattaaataataataataatttaatttaacttttaagcTTAgtgaataacttattttaagggaattttaatgaaatgcgattaatttaataataaagatTATTTACGTCTGAATTTAgagtatttattaattattagatcaaacttttgaaaatacttggTCATGTGTTGgtgatattttagttttttgatcaaataataattaaattaaatcatgcCAATAAttattagataaaattttaagttttatttaagAATCAAATATATAAGATTTAACAAAAAGATATGTATGACTTTAAAATATTCCGAATTTCAATCTCTTACTAATAATTCAGATTTCTATTTAAAATTTCCTTTAACATGATCAACaatccattttaatatttattcatttctCATGTTAAATATTGGAGAAAAAGgaaatgttttctttaaaaagttaaaatataaaaataatacgaATATAATTTTGACATGTTTTTGAAATAACTGATTTATTTTGctcatcaattttttcatcCTCCCAAAACTCTACCTTCCTCTCCCATTATTCCCATATATTAaccaaaattgatttttttttgagattataAGATATATTCAGAATTAGAacgatttatttattataacttaagtaatattaatttacattttaaatcatacatattatttttttacaatttgtgacatttttaatttcttaactaTTGATatagtataaattttaattttgatctttataataaataattaagtatattcaatatttaagtAACTGAAATGTGCAATTTTTGTTTCGTTTGCTTTTGAATATTAACAAATTTACCATATATAGATATCAAACATTACAAAACAGAATAAATATGACATTCCTATCTAAAACaactaaaacacaaaatttaattagttaaaaattaaatgcaCTTCATatgatattagaaaaaataaattatgaatttaataattatcgaaaaatgaaaagtacTAAGTATTATCTTAATTCTTTGAGTTGTTAAATATCATAATGGTGAGCTTTAAAGAAAAGttatctacaaaaaaaaatcagtgCATCACAGGCATGAAAGTGGACTTTTccccacaaaaaaatttaacttaatcAACAAGATTTAGACCTTTCCACTAAATTGCATCAaactttgattatcattagtATTGAAGGTTAGATATaacgataaaaaaaaagtgCCCTAGGGAGTTAGATGTTTTTTTATTCGGGATTTGATACTCacgttaaaattttattaaatttggatttatattaaagtttttattttgagGGGGATTAGCATTTAATGTTTAGTATCATATTAGAGCGTGATTAAATGCAAATTCATGCAAAAAATAAGAGATTGAGTATTGACTGATAAATTctatcaaattttatatattaagcAAATGGTATTTAGTCCTTTCGATTTCAAATACCTCTCTCTTTTGTTATCATTTTCACTGACTCTACTTCCtatccttatttaattttaaaaaggaactTACACATATAATCAgtcaaaaataactaaatttctctctataactatagtttaataattacaattcgtagctacatgttatagataggagagaggcgagcgagagagggcaaagagtgggagagagacgaattgtatttgtatattggttagatagttatatatattatacatatgtatttgtatgtaCGGTAAGCGAGATGGgtgagggaggagagaggcgagcgagtgAGGGCAGAGaatgggagagaggtgaattgtatatgtatatcgtgTTAGATAATTGTGTATATATGGCAAACGATTTTGGGAGAGAGgaaagaggcgagcgagatttggaagagggaggagagagatgagcgagagagggcaaagaGCGGGAGATAGGtgaattctatatatatatcggttagataattgtatattatacatatgtgtttgtatattcTAGTGAATTATTCGTATAAAAACgtaactaattatacaaactcgaagtcagcccacataattaatatatgataGTAGTTGTGAAcgataattataacaaactataaCTGTGATAATAAGtaatataaatttgtttaaccgcataatattctctaattttaacccttcattttcattattaatgtatcatttaaacacacaaaaaatattcatatacatcatGTTAtcaagttaaataaatttatagttttttttaaaattacataattaaaaaaaagttagtaAAACCTTAACCTaaactctttttttaatttttttaatagaataaaaataagcCGCCAGCCAAACAGTCTCAACAGGCACACTGAAGTCACGTGCTTCACACGTGTCTCCTTATAGAAAACGACACCTCTGTGTTTCTCCTGACTTTCACAATGAGTTTATAGCGACAAAAAGATCTTCGATACAATTAACGTTTTCCTCAGTTTCAGTTCATTAATACTCTGTTTCTTGATGTTCATCTCCGCGCCTTCATCTTCAATCTCCATCGGTAATCACAGAAATCATCTTTACTTTTTGATACAAAAGACAGAGGACTCAAaaagttctcttttttttcGTTCAAGAACCCTTTTTTATGTGCCTGTTAAAAGGGTTATTGattttattcatgttttttCACTTCAATTTTTTGTGGGGTTgagtttttatttgaataattagCACCCATTAgcaataaatttgatttttttgggtGGTGGGGTGGTGGGGTGGTGGGGGTGGAGTTCTTTTCTTTCTGGTATACTGCAGTTGTATGTCATAGTTTCTTGTGTTGTAAAGGTGGTAGTATTTTTGAATGTCTGTGGACAAGGAGGATGTTAGGCTACTCTTAAAATAAGTGTCACTTTatcattaagaaaaatattaaatagaagAATTGAGCACTATTAACAAGAAGTAGTTCTTTCAACATACTAAGTTTTGTATTGAATTCCTAAGGTGACAATTTTGTTTGCTAAAGTGACAATTATTTTGGGATGGAGGGAGTAAATTCTATTGTAGTGGTGGTTGTTTGTCTTAACTATATTGCCTTAGAGGTTCTGTAATTCCACCAAATCATAAGTTTTGCTTCCTATATCTATAGGGTTAAGAAGAATTTGTGAGAACCACAAACTCTGCCTTTCTTCCTTCTACATTTCTCTGCAAATGAATAATTATGTATATCATTTGTTGTTTTTCATTGCTTGAAACCCAGATAAGAGAAGGACACTCTTTGTTAATAGTTTTTTTAAGTGTCATGGGTAACTGAATACCAAATACCTCGTAGCCTTCAACTCAATGAGATGTAGCTACTAATGTGCCATAGGTTTGTTCTCTTCATTTGGTGTTTAATGATGCATATAGAGAGTCTTAACATTCTTGATTGGAAAGGGTAGATCTGGGAGGTGGTATTGTGTCTCTTCTGGaccttttgaaataaaaaaacgGAAGAGTTTGGAAGAGGTCTTACTTTTAGGCACAATTGATTAAATTGTGATctaataaccaaaataaaatttagatgaAAGCAAGCTTACTTGTTCACATGATCTTAATGAGGGGATGCGTCTTGATTAGGTGTTAtcatttcttttactttttaagtTTTCTGTGGTCCTTAGTTTGCCTTTTATTTCTAAAGATATTGGCGACTGTTTCAGGTCCCTCGCAATGTTTCATATGTCATGCTGATGGAGGTAGTTGCTCAGCATCATTAGGAGCTACAAGCAGTTGGATCAAGCCATCATACGAGGTTCAGAGATTCTCTGACCATTCAGGTATAAGGTACATAGCTTGAGAATCCTTTTCCAATAATGACAAAGAAGCTTGACTTGACTGATATTTCTGATCCTCTGGGTTTCTGCTGCTTGTTGACCTACTTACCTTCCATAGTTAGCTATTGGTGTTTGTTGTGTcaaattctcttttttctttggGAACTCTTTAGTCCGAAGCCAGTTCGTTGGAACCAATATGGCTCTGCTCTTGGAGACTGGTAAGAAGTAAGAACAAGATCAGAAATCATCTTAATCTTCTTGGTCTAGTTAGGAATGATCTTGATTTATTCTATTCCATTCCTCAATGTAATTTTGTTTGGTAAATTATGAGTTAATCTAGATTTTACAAACTCCTAGTTCAGCAAGTCTACCCCTATTCCATATTTAGAACTTACATGGCTATAAGATATTCGACATTTTACTTGTCAAATGGATGTATGGAAGACTGTACAGATGGAAGTCATTTAAATGACTAGTTAGAGAGAGTAGCTTCCCGACCTCCGTTGAGTCGGTCTTTTCCAATCAAAGTCAGCAACTCAGCACCATCTTCTACCTTCAGGCTATCACCAACCATTACTTCCCATATTGCCAGAACGCCTAGATGCTTGAGACTTCGCCAGAAAAACCCATCACCCAAAGAGGCAGGTGTAATAACTTTACCACTACTAGAGATGATTGTTTAGTCAAGTACTCTTTGAAAGATATTAGTTTTCTGCATATGGAGACTCTAGTTGTGTGCACTTTGTATTGATATTTACTTCCCAAAAGCATTTGTGAACTTTGTATTGCTTTCGTGTTCTCTTTATTATATTACCATagttctcaaaaaaaaaaaaatctaacctTTTCACCTTTTTTACTGAAGGAAAAAAGTTTACTATTCTGGTTCTACTGAAGTTTGGCTTTTTCCATATGAAACTATGTGGTCTTACACATGTGCTCCTCTCCTGTATAGTTTCAGGACTGAGAACCCTTTCTTTGGAGCTGCACAATCGCATTGGCTTGCTGTAGGACACGAGAGTAGCCTTTCAAGAATTTCAGTTGCAGCAGATTACCCAGATTCTGTTCCTGATTCCCCTAACTATGTCGGCAACAGTGGCTATCACCCTCTTGAAGGAATGCGGGACCAGAGACGAGTTCGTGATACTGAACTCACAGCTGCTGAAATAGCAAGGACAACTGTTGAGGTTTGCGCTAATATATGCTATATAAATTAGATATTGTTCATTCTACATGCAAGTGAAAAAAGTTTGCAAGGTATAAGTACGATTACATTTCTTTTGGATGGCTCAGATggggtatttttatttctaattgtaGGCTAATAGCAATGCATTGTTGATATTCCCTGGCACGGTTCATTGTGAACCTCACGAACAAGTGTCATGGGCAGAATTTCAGTACgtgattgatgaatatggaGGTTTGTCTGTTTCTGTTGTAGTGTGTCTCACAGTGtagtaatttgatcatttcccttattatgttcatatttgaTGGTTTGCTTTCATGTGCTCAGACATATTCTTTGAAATTTATGATGACAAGAATATCTTGCGGAATCGGGATGCAAGTAATTCCGTGGTACatatttctacttttatttatattttgtcttCATGGTTAATATCAGATCATGGTTGAGCTTTCTGTATTCTCGTTAGACATTGTGATTAGTATTTTCATATACCTATTAAAAATTGTGATTAGTAtcttcataactcataagcatGTCCTCTGAATTCGCCAAGTTCTTATTTATGCAGTGCAGTTATAATCTCTTGGCGTCTTATTTGGCTGCGTGTCATATCTCTATTAGTTATTGTCTTAAGGATCATACATGAACTGATGAGATCGCTAACAACCAACACCTATACCTTGGgttgttttaattaattgtcaCTTCATCATTTCTAAGGCTACTCATAACAAAAAGTGTTGGGGTAGCATGACTTTTAACACCTTTAATCATTATAGTGTTGAACCTGAAAATTGTTGCATTTGGAAGTCGGTGTAAGAAATGACTAAACTATCTCGATGATCTCTCACTTTATCCTCTTTGTACTTTTTCTTTCCATAGGGATGTGATTGGATCAAATAGCTTTACGCTAGTTGTCAACCTACCGCAACTCCATTTTATCCAGACTAGGGATCGACATAAGAATACAAAGCTCACACAGTCGGACTTAATGGcttcaatatgtttttcttcactttaattttatttcctcCTATCAATATATTAATGGAAGTTCTTCCTTGGGCACTATGTGAGCTGGCTAGTGTCTCGTTTTTGACATTGAGATTTGAATTAGACTTGTCTTGAGGTTGATAAACGACTGTTGAAGAATGTGTTATGTGGAATTTGAGTCGTAAGAGTGTAGATCTGTAGTGAAATATATATCTGTAGGTCAGTGCTGAAATTTCTACCATCCCTATTTTACTGGATTATTTCAGAATGCATTGATTGGAATGGACTTCTCCCAATACGAGAAGGGGAGGGTAGAATCACCTGATGACATCAATTTAGCAGGTGATTCTGTTGATGATTCTAATTTCTTTGACGGTTTCTTCGAGGTGAATAAACAACCAGTGCAATTTCACTATATAATTCAGCCGATAagtcttagcttattcttatgCTTACATGTGtccttgtatttgttttctgcAGGGCGAAAGTTCTGAGATGTACGACTATCAAGTTGATTGGGGGATGCCAGATAGTTCTAGCCCGCTGCACCCAGTTTATTTTGCTAAGTGCTTGACTAAGGTGGTTTCTATTAGTAACTCTCCTCCTAGCTATTTTTTGTTAATGAACTATTTCTCGCTCCTAGCTCTATTATGTAACTGTCACTTATATGTGTATGTTTTCATTTCCCAAATCTTATTCTTTGCACAAtaaccaaaaagaaataatcaAAGGCATATACATAAGAAAAAGCCAGATGACATCACTACAACATCGTGTTTCATTTACTGAGTACATCTCAATCCACACTAGTTTCGATCAGTTTATTCAAGTACAATTAACACTTTTTTTATTCTCTAAAGCAGAATATGTAAAGTCTCGGCTTTTGATTCCCCAACCTTTTTCTGTATTAATGAGTTCGGGTTTCATGCATTTTTCTGGGAAAACATTGAAGAAATAAACTCAAATTCTAAAACAGGAGACAGTAGCtgtttctaaaataatttataagaaatCATTCACACATAAAACCGGAGGAACTTTTCGTATGAGCAACCAAATCACATCTTTACAGAATCGatgatgtttttaaaaaataattcacaaaGTAGTTATTTTATTGATGAGATCACTATTGTTGCTTATTTTAGTTGACCATATTATGGAAGCTTGAAACACAGTAGAAAGATAAtgaattttccttctttttttgccttcttttttttaattgaaagttGGAATATGAAGTACCTAGGAGGAGACATACAATGGTTGTTTTAAGGATCTATCTCAAAGTGAAGCTCTCAGTGACACTGTGTAATGGATATAAATATTAAGATAACCTTCAGAAGAGGAAGAACTAATTTACTGGTTTCTTGGGGCCTCACTCTAACCTGAACAAGGTCGGTTCTGTAGGCTCATAACACTGTAACCTTGATTTATAAGGATACAAGAACCAAGTCTGGTAGAGGAAATATGGCCATTAGACCAGAGCATGATTAACAACACCATAACCTTTGAGTCATGGAGCTGTAGAGATTCATTCTCAGCTCCAATCTTGGTGTGCTAGGATGgtctattgttttttttttgataaaccTGATTTCGGGCCAGCGCGTGTACCTCAACTGATTCCACAGGATACTTGCCACCTCACACCAACAACAGGTGCTAGGTAACTTTTCCACTAAAACTAGAACATatgggaagaaatcacctagtgtgTTTTTGTCTCTGTTAGGATTAGAACCTGAGACCTCATGATGCCAGGGTTATTTGGTATATGTTGCTTGTTAGTAGGTATTTTATAGAATAAGTGGAGGTGCATGAAAGCTTGGCCCGAACACCacaattataaggaaaaaaagacATTGAGGTGCAAAAGTGCCAATCAAGTTCTGTCTCAAAAAAAAAGTGCCAATCAAGTAACATGCAACAAAAAGTACAATAAAAACTCTTCTGCATACTGCACTAAAGTTCTTGGTACGCCTTCctgtatattatattattacctCTCTCTGGATAATGATCTCGCATTGTTGAGTTTGTCCACAATAGTTATGGGATGGGATTTGGTCTCATGCTATTAGGAAGTTCTCACATCAGGAACTAGCTTTTGGGACCCATCTAAATTCTTGGTCTACCCGATATTGGGCTTTCATATTATGTTGTCCAAGCTCTAGTTAATAGGCCTAGCTAGGTATGCAGCGTTTGCTCATTGGTTGTGGGATGGGGATTTGGTCTCCTTGTATGGTTTTGGTAATCCTCATCTCATGAGCTAACTTTTCGTGTTGAGTTAAGTTCAGGCTAGTTTTTGATCCCCCATCATACATGAGATGCTATGTGACGTATGGTTTTCAGAAATGACATTTGCCCAACTTTTGGAGCATACATTTAAACCTTAGCTTCTTTAATGAGTTGTGCATTAAATGGAATATGCTCGAACAATATGCTACATTTTCATTGTGTCtgttttaaatttgatttttctgAATAGACATTGTCCAACTTGGTTCCTCTCAAGCCACAACCTATTGTGTATTTCGTAGGCTGTTCACATGAAACATGCTAAGATGATGGATCATCCATCAAATGGCATTTCAATTTGGGGACGCCTCAAGCCTGCCTTTCTGGAAGAAGAATATTACGTGCGAAGGCTCTTCAGTGGCGATGAAGTTAGTGACGGCTCCACCTTGGATTGGAAAGGTAAAGTTGAGCAATCAATAATTCGTTTCACACCCTGAGGGAAGCAgggaattttcaaaattcaaggCTAGAAAATGTTATCTACGTTGTTTTGGTATCATAGTTTGTTGTCTTGGGTATTTAAATGGAGAAGGGTAGAAGGGCTGATGCGCAAACCGTGAGTGACGCAATGGGGATTtctcatttataaaaaaaagaatgttttcCTGATAAGTGATAAGTGGAAAATGTTTCTTCTGTTGATACCTTCATCTCAGGGATGATTGCTCATAAGCATTATGTATGTCTATACCTTTAAATCAATATTTGGCCTTAAGATTGCAATACAAAATGATGTATTTGCAGTAGGGATTAAGGTATAGACGATATAATGGAGTCACCTAAAATGAACTTATAGAATAGTCTAACTTAGATGAAGCTGAAAGGGGATGTTCTGGTAAcaaattatgaaatttagtAACTTCTCGAGGGCTGTTTAGACTacagattttgttattttttcagGTTTAGTTTCAGGTTTTAGgagatccaaaaaaaaaaagagagattgGAGTAGAAAAAGAGCAGGAATTATTTGAAGGAAAAGAAAGGAGAATGAGGAAGGATCAGtagatatttctcaaatatttctttgtGCAAGCTGTCCCCGTCTCCTGAAACTCGGAATTATGCTATGTGCTTCTTTAGGAGATATTGGCGGAAAATAACAAAAGCTATATGTGAGTCTTGAACTTGAGGCCAAGAAAAGACATGAAACTTGAAGCAAGTCTTGAACTTATGGCCAAGCAAAGACATGAAACTTGAAGCATCATAACTTTACTTTCTTTGATCCCCTTCCTCCTATTAAgtcttttaagttaaaattcCTTTCACTTAAACCCACCTT
Proteins encoded in this window:
- the LOC107021397 gene encoding uncharacterized protein LOC107021397, translated to MVMWGFSYLQNLWPFSVLNPTDLRISNGFVRRLGIPETTKQFVYAIQEPESKAVIYVLCVQNLSERSALDAECLIREVKPEAVVVQVGNSGDGHENEGIGLSDGGDLEEEESVPTSSIEVLKRCFVHKTSKEKYENMAGRVVLREIFGVGFDGHFPAAKKAAEEVGSAFLLLESPFVQCSLSGEPSDVGDEGFENKFGVFGLEEGYENRFGVFGLEASNSLVPLRTGLMVSENSRGFRITNDVQSQMVRLLSSYLVNSSSLQKIGSEDIQQQLNYQVPQFAQTVYPLLLDLHNIFVDIPSIGRALACAQKMFHDVRNGDAVNTDVLSEVYVFKIAVEGLRIALNNAGRLPLSKMGSHTTEFSELSIEDKSHALLAQALRSQTEKFKSIVAVVDASGLAGIRKHWSVNVPEEVKEIVDQLVTDSENDGDNSSQSDKKGLLAVKPVVAVGAGATAVLGASSFSKVVPASTILKVVTFKVPASLKIMITQTQKALALAFGKSNVAGPAMASSGVKSSVLKATASAEKIRAVAHGVIASAEKTSISAMRTAFYEIMRKHRVRPVGFLPWATFGCSVVTCASLLVYGDGIECAAESLPAAPSIASLGRGIQSLHQASLAVKQTENSRIQKSIESLVYRFKKISIS
- the LOC107021741 gene encoding uncharacterized protein At3g49140 — encoded protein: MFISAPSSSISIGPSQCFICHADGGSCSASLGATSSWIKPSYEVQRFSDHSGISFRTENPFFGAAQSHWLAVGHESSLSRISVAADYPDSVPDSPNYVGNSGYHPLEGMRDQRRVRDTELTAAEIARTTVEANSNALLIFPGTVHCEPHEQVSWAEFQYVIDEYGDIFFEIYDDKNILRNRDASNSVNALIGMDFSQYEKGRVESPDDINLAGDSVDDSNFFDGFFEGESSEMYDYQVDWGMPDSSSPLHPVYFAKCLTKAVHMKHAKMMDHPSNGISIWGRLKPAFLEEEYYVRRLFSGDEVSDGSTLDWKDGEILSFSSRYDKSRTLSSIYRLEIMRVDLFSVYGAQLAVNLYDFHDAEPDSLVYSAPAILEWFRQQGIRCKYALKALCRKKGLHVERANLIGVDSLGMDVRVLSGTEVWTHRFPFKVRAHSEIAAEKQIRQLLFPRSRRKKFRTAERTGDLDSL